Part of the Companilactobacillus zhachilii genome is shown below.
GAACCACTGATGGTTATTGCAAAGAAAAATAATATATCAATTAGTACCTCTTTATTGATTCAGGCTTGGAAATTGCTATTTGAAAATCAAGCGCATGATAGTATGGGAGGTAGTGTAACTGATAATGTTGCGATAGATATTGATCATCGATATAAGCAAGCATTTGAACTTTGTGATAGCATTGAAAATCTTATAAAAAACAAATTATCCGAATCAATGTCTTTGAATGATCATGATTTACTATTAATAAATACCAGTACTTCAAAATTTAATGGATTAAAAAAATTTCAAATTGTTAGTTCAACTCCAGCAGTGAATTTTGAGGGCATTGAGAAGGCAATTTTAGTTAATAAAAAGAAATTTAAAGCTAGAAATCATATTTTGGTTCAAACAGATGAGGGGGCTAAGTTCATTACTGAACCAGCGTATTACAAACTAAATTATGATGCACTGGTTGAGTTGCCTGCGCTTGGCTATAAAGTCTTTCACTTTAAAGAATCAAATGAAAGTGATGAACTCGTGAAATCAAATATTAATAATATCTCTAATAATGATGTAGTCGTTTGTTTGGATGATGGTGATGTTGTTATAAAGACAAAATCTAATCAAAACTATCGAGTCTGTTTAGTTGATGAGGGCAATGATGGTGATACATATGATTATTCACCATTACCTGACGATAAAGAAGTAGAATTAAAATTTGATAAATGTGAATTTCAATCCAGTTCAATCCTTTCTAGAGCAATTTTTGAAGGAAAAAACGATTTGCCGGTAGATTTGATGGACAGAAAGAAGAGAAGTACAACTTTAAAAGCTGTTAATTATAAATTAATAGTTGAACTGAATCAGAGCAGTCCCTTGGTGAATGTTGATATTGAAATTGATAATAACATTAATTCGCATCGAATGAGATTAAAAATTAAACATAACCTTAATACTTCTGACACATTAGCTCAAATTCAGGGAGCATTTTGGAACAATAAAAATCATCCTATTCCATCAGATTGGAAAGATAATTATGTTGAGAAACCTGTTAATATTTTTAGTTTTAATAAGAGTGTGACTGTAAATAACGGATTATCTGCTATGAGTGTAATTACAAATGATGCTAGAGAATATGAATCAACTAATGAAGCAATTTATTTAACATTGTTTGCATCTACTGGAGAATTAGGAAAACCAAATTTAGCTTGGAGACCTGGTAGAGCGTCAGGCGATACAACTAATCAGGGACATATTATGATGAAGACACCTTTGGCACAGACAAAAGGTTTGTTGAAATTTAATATTGGCTTATTATTTTTGGAAAAATTCTCAAAAAAAGATTTAGTTAAAAATGAAAATGTATATTTGACACAGAATATTTTTTATCAAACACAACAACTCAATAGATTTATTAATAGATTAGATAATAAAATTTGGCCACAAAAACCAGATGAAATTATATCTAAAGAACAAAGTGATTTTGAATTGCCGGATGATATAAGCGTTAGTGCAATCTATCCTTCATTTACCGATGATAATAAATTTGTTGTTAGATTAGTTAACTTAGGTGAATCTGTGGTTTCAATACCTGATATCCTTAAGTCAGCTAAACAAGTAAATGCCCTTGAAAATACGATTAAAAGTAGAGATGAATTAGAGCCAGAACATCTGGCCACATTTCTGCTAGATTTGTAAAAGTAGTATTTAAAATTTAGATAAAAAATTATACAACAAAAAAGCTGAAGCAGCTTGGATTGGGAATTATCCAAGTGCTTCAGCTTTTTC
Proteins encoded:
- a CDS encoding glycoside hydrolase family 38 C-terminal domain-containing protein, translating into MTKAYLVNHTHWDREWYFTDIDAQVLADYLFTEALNELQKQPDLNFTLDGQSSIVDEYLITHPEKLIEIKQLVKENRLFVGPWYTQTDAVNIDAESFLHNAIVGITDTKKKYGNPMMIGYLPDTFGFNANLPALMEHIGLKNFIFWRGMNYDAKVKSPYFKWVAPGGQSITAINLPPTGYSAAVITDQTKENLKKYVNERLDKTIEFVHNIRGDDIALMPVGMDQVNIVKDSSKTLKEINDLSENENIISDYPSFCESLKSVKLPVYSGELRDPVYARVHKTIGSVRSDQKLKSAHLEQVLLKRIEPLMVIAKKNNISISTSLLIQAWKLLFENQAHDSMGGSVTDNVAIDIDHRYKQAFELCDSIENLIKNKLSESMSLNDHDLLLINTSTSKFNGLKKFQIVSSTPAVNFEGIEKAILVNKKKFKARNHILVQTDEGAKFITEPAYYKLNYDALVELPALGYKVFHFKESNESDELVKSNINNISNNDVVVCLDDGDVVIKTKSNQNYRVCLVDEGNDGDTYDYSPLPDDKEVELKFDKCEFQSSSILSRAIFEGKNDLPVDLMDRKKRSTTLKAVNYKLIVELNQSSPLVNVDIEIDNNINSHRMRLKIKHNLNTSDTLAQIQGAFWNNKNHPIPSDWKDNYVEKPVNIFSFNKSVTVNNGLSAMSVITNDAREYESTNEAIYLTLFASTGELGKPNLAWRPGRASGDTTNQGHIMMKTPLAQTKGLLKFNIGLLFLEKFSKKDLVKNENVYLTQNIFYQTQQLNRFINRLDNKIWPQKPDEIISKEQSDFELPDDISVSAIYPSFTDDNKFVVRLVNLGESVVSIPDILKSAKQVNALENTIKSRDELEPEHLATFLLDL